Proteins co-encoded in one Meiothermus sp. CFH 77666 genomic window:
- a CDS encoding SCO family protein, giving the protein MPRRALWITLLAGLPLLLAVIAFVLSRDTYQPYGTRLLNIRPVEANQFSLIAHDGSTKSLSDFQGKVVLIFFGFVNCPDVCPTTMLELAKVYKALTPAEQARVQVLLISVDPERDTLEKLRDYVTFFAPTFLGLTGTPDQIAQVAKKYGVFYQKSEIKSATEYNVDHTATVFALDPKGQLRLIYGNGKAAETARVVEDVRWLLRN; this is encoded by the coding sequence ATGCCACGTCGTGCTTTATGGATTACCTTGCTGGCCGGTTTGCCGCTTTTGTTGGCGGTGATTGCGTTTGTTCTTTCACGCGATACCTACCAGCCCTACGGAACCCGCCTTCTGAACATCCGACCGGTAGAAGCCAACCAGTTTAGCCTCATCGCCCACGACGGTTCGACCAAGAGCCTCTCCGATTTCCAGGGCAAGGTGGTCTTGATTTTCTTCGGTTTTGTGAACTGCCCCGATGTATGCCCTACCACCATGCTCGAGCTTGCCAAGGTTTACAAAGCCTTGACCCCTGCCGAGCAGGCCCGTGTACAGGTCTTGCTCATCTCGGTAGACCCCGAGCGGGATACCCTGGAAAAACTGCGGGACTACGTGACCTTTTTTGCCCCTACCTTCCTGGGCCTGACCGGCACCCCAGACCAGATTGCCCAGGTGGCTAAAAAATACGGGGTTTTTTATCAGAAGTCTGAAATCAAATCGGCTACCGAGTACAACGTGGACCATACCGCTACGGTGTTTGCCCTGGATCCCAAGGGCCAGCTACGCCTGATATACGGGAACGGTAAGGCCGCCGAGACGGCGCGGGTAGTGGAGGACGTGCGCTGGTTGCTGCGGAATTGA
- a CDS encoding MazG family protein, whose product MERLLEVMRRLRAPDGCPWDKAQTHQSLRPYLLEEAAEAVDAIGRGNPQEMAEELGDVLLQVAFHSVIAEQAGSFSYPEVEQHIVDKLIRRHPHVFGDVKADTPEAVTANWNAIKAAEGKPAQPICDQVPRSLGALARAAEIQKKLGTSFSSKADLVESIQQGQIAEALWKLVAWCRQEKLNPEILLREYCEQICLQAAKNP is encoded by the coding sequence ATGGAACGTCTATTGGAGGTCATGCGACGCCTCCGCGCACCCGATGGCTGCCCCTGGGACAAAGCACAAACCCACCAGAGCCTTCGACCCTATCTGCTCGAGGAGGCCGCCGAAGCCGTGGATGCCATAGGTCGGGGCAATCCCCAAGAAATGGCTGAAGAACTGGGAGATGTACTCTTGCAGGTGGCCTTTCATTCGGTTATTGCCGAGCAGGCGGGCAGTTTTAGTTATCCCGAAGTGGAGCAGCACATTGTGGATAAGCTCATCCGCCGCCACCCACACGTGTTTGGCGATGTGAAGGCCGATACCCCCGAAGCCGTGACGGCCAACTGGAACGCCATCAAGGCTGCTGAGGGAAAGCCAGCACAGCCCATCTGCGACCAGGTGCCGCGCAGCCTGGGAGCCCTGGCCCGAGCTGCCGAAATCCAGAAAAAACTGGGCACTTCTTTTAGCAGCAAGGCCGATCTGGTTGAAAGCATTCAGCAAGGCCAGATAGCCGAAGCCCTGTGGAAGCTGGTAGCCTGGTGCCGACAGGAGAAGCTCAACCCCGAGATCCTGCTGCGCGAGTACTGTGAGCAGATATGTCTACAGGCTGCAAAAAACCCGTGA
- a CDS encoding CoA pyrophosphatase, producing MKSEILKAAVSRPPQEMLRPEGFVDAAVLLPVWEGQLLFTVRSAHLPHHAAQISFPGGRFDDGESAEQAALREAWEEVGLEPSQVEILGHLNPTLSPFGYRVFPLLGRIIQEPHLAPNPQEVEELLWVPIEELLAAPAYAEERTPPPSNRFPRGLGGEFSELDGKLRRKVWHYPWRGYDIWGVTGNIVHDFLERIRSVRL from the coding sequence ATGAAGTCTGAGATTCTCAAAGCCGCAGTCTCCCGCCCGCCGCAGGAAATGCTGCGCCCCGAGGGGTTTGTGGATGCCGCCGTACTGCTGCCGGTATGGGAAGGGCAGCTCCTATTCACCGTGCGCAGCGCCCATCTACCGCACCATGCGGCCCAGATTAGCTTTCCCGGAGGGCGGTTTGATGATGGCGAAAGCGCCGAACAGGCCGCCTTGCGTGAGGCCTGGGAAGAAGTGGGCCTCGAGCCCAGTCAGGTGGAAATTCTGGGACACCTCAACCCAACCCTCTCTCCCTTTGGCTACCGGGTGTTTCCCTTGCTGGGCCGGATTATCCAGGAACCCCACCTGGCCCCCAACCCCCAGGAAGTGGAGGAGTTGCTGTGGGTGCCGATTGAAGAATTGCTGGCTGCCCCGGCCTATGCTGAAGAACGCACGCCACCTCCCAGTAACCGTTTCCCCAGGGGCTTAGGTGGTGAGTTTTCCGAATTGGACGGAAAGCTACGGCGCAAGGTCTGGCATTATCCTTGGCGCGGCTATGACATCTGGGGCGTGACCGGCAATATTGTGCACGATTTCCTCGAGCGTATCCGCTCTGTAAGGCTTTAG
- a CDS encoding PaaX family transcriptional regulator C-terminal domain-containing protein: protein MRARSYLFTLYMEYLYPENRAWVGDLIRWMELLEFSEPAVRAAVSRSVKRGWIIPEKDGRRAYYRLSPRVAWQVENVRERLYTYGAPWDGKWRILVYAVPEAKRTVRDRFRNELILLGFGTPAPGVWVSPNGSLEAARDLVGFYGLQSYVELFQAERFSSTPPLELIEKSFNLKAAQARYRAFLAQKLNRPKNAEEAFVRLTHMIHQARKNLFLDPGLPPELTPPGFLGQRAKEQFLELYELLSKQARPLFLTDSAAAD from the coding sequence ATGCGGGCGCGCTCGTATCTTTTCACGCTCTATATGGAGTACCTGTACCCCGAAAACCGGGCCTGGGTAGGGGACTTGATTCGCTGGATGGAACTGCTGGAATTCAGCGAACCCGCTGTGCGGGCCGCTGTTTCACGCAGTGTCAAGCGCGGTTGGATTATCCCGGAGAAGGATGGGCGGCGGGCTTACTACCGGCTTTCGCCCAGGGTGGCCTGGCAGGTCGAGAACGTGCGGGAGCGGCTCTACACCTACGGTGCTCCCTGGGATGGGAAGTGGCGCATTCTGGTCTATGCTGTGCCGGAGGCCAAACGCACCGTGCGGGATCGCTTCCGCAACGAGTTAATTCTGCTGGGCTTTGGGACGCCTGCACCGGGCGTTTGGGTCAGTCCCAATGGCTCACTGGAAGCAGCGCGTGACCTGGTGGGCTTTTATGGGTTACAAAGCTATGTGGAGCTTTTTCAGGCCGAGCGCTTTTCCAGTACGCCACCCCTCGAGCTCATCGAAAAATCCTTCAATCTCAAGGCTGCCCAGGCTCGCTACCGCGCCTTTCTGGCCCAAAAACTGAACCGGCCCAAAAACGCCGAGGAAGCCTTTGTGCGCCTGACCCACATGATTCACCAGGCCCGCAAGAACCTCTTCCTCGACCCCGGCCTGCCGCCCGAGCTCACCCCACCGGGCTTCCTGGGGCAGCGGGCCAAAGAGCAGTTTTTAGAACTCTACGAACTTCTTTCCAAACAAGCCAGACCCCTCTTCCTAACGGATTCGGCTGCTGCCGACTGA
- a CDS encoding MATE family efflux transporter, which produces MLSFVTADVRREIFKIALPVSLESTVQLALGFVNQVIVGTLGTATIAAVGLANNVLFIGILCLNTLGAGCAILASRARGRGDEAAVKRIVSFFIGFSLVLALLLALPLGLGATPFLKLVGADQEITSIGGPYLSLVALSLPLITLSVVSSAAFRSIGRARIPMLVTIPAITLIPLLSWVFVFPLEMGAVGAAVAALVAQGVRAGVLLWLLLGSRWGLRWAWPEFGQVRRLLLEAVPLVLPLFITEVVFSGGVFLFALLFERLGTQELAVFQIVSNLEMVFITASAGLHYAATVLVAQAIGRADSPGVWGVSRLIWRIGLISAAIFGLVFALFAFLLPLLYPNTTPQVQQWAFWAVLLNALFQPVKVSNFIFFGTLASGGDTRFLLLSDFVTVFLVGLPLAWLLAFPLGLGLWGIFLGRLLGEETVRVAMFLWRYRGGHWFRLDAKARALATD; this is translated from the coding sequence ATGCTCTCGTTTGTGACTGCCGATGTGCGGCGAGAGATATTCAAAATTGCGCTACCGGTGAGCCTCGAGTCCACCGTTCAACTGGCTCTGGGCTTTGTCAACCAGGTGATCGTGGGCACCCTGGGTACCGCGACCATTGCGGCGGTGGGACTGGCCAACAACGTGCTGTTTATCGGCATTCTGTGCCTGAACACCCTGGGGGCGGGTTGCGCCATTCTGGCCAGCCGGGCCAGGGGGCGGGGCGATGAGGCCGCAGTAAAGCGCATCGTGAGCTTCTTCATCGGGTTCTCGCTGGTGCTGGCGCTCCTGCTGGCCTTGCCGCTGGGGCTGGGGGCTACCCCTTTCTTGAAACTGGTGGGCGCCGACCAGGAAATCACTTCTATCGGTGGGCCCTATCTTTCACTGGTGGCGCTTTCCTTACCCCTGATTACCTTGAGCGTGGTCAGCAGCGCGGCTTTTCGTAGCATCGGCAGGGCGCGGATTCCGATGCTGGTCACCATCCCGGCCATTACCCTGATACCCCTGCTGTCGTGGGTATTTGTGTTTCCGCTGGAGATGGGGGCGGTAGGGGCAGCCGTGGCGGCGCTGGTGGCGCAGGGGGTGCGGGCGGGGGTGCTGCTCTGGCTGCTACTCGGAAGCCGTTGGGGCCTGCGCTGGGCCTGGCCCGAGTTTGGACAGGTTCGGCGCCTGCTGCTCGAGGCAGTGCCTCTGGTGTTGCCGCTTTTCATTACCGAGGTGGTCTTCAGCGGAGGGGTGTTTTTGTTTGCCTTGTTGTTCGAGCGTCTGGGAACGCAAGAACTGGCGGTGTTTCAGATTGTGAGCAACCTCGAGATGGTCTTCATTACTGCCTCGGCGGGCCTGCACTATGCCGCCACCGTGCTGGTGGCCCAGGCCATTGGGCGGGCCGATTCCCCTGGAGTCTGGGGGGTCTCACGGCTGATCTGGCGCATTGGCCTGATTTCGGCAGCCATCTTCGGGCTGGTTTTTGCCCTGTTTGCTTTCCTGCTGCCCCTGCTCTACCCCAACACCACCCCCCAGGTGCAACAGTGGGCCTTCTGGGCGGTACTGCTCAATGCCTTGTTTCAGCCGGTCAAGGTCTCTAACTTCATCTTTTTTGGCACTTTGGCCAGCGGCGGCGACACCCGGTTCTTGCTGCTCTCCGATTTCGTGACGGTGTTTTTGGTGGGGCTGCCTCTGGCCTGGCTGCTGGCTTTTCCGCTGGGTTTGGGGTTGTGGGGTATTTTCCTGGGGCGGCTCCTGGGCGAGGAGACTGTGCGGGTAGCCATGTTCCTGTGGCGTTACCGGGGTGGGCACTGGTTCCGGCTGGATGCAAAGGCCCGAGCCCTGGCTACCGATTAG
- a CDS encoding aspartate aminotransferase family protein: protein MNTLSWNTELLIEQDLAHHLHPVTNLHRHKQSGPVVLVEGKGSKVRDSEGKWYIDGFAGLWNVNVGYGRTELAEVAREQMARLAFQPTFFGLATPPVIELAARMHQLLPHHSHFQFTSGGAESNETAIKIARYYWALSGKPEKTKIISRRMAYHGIAMGALAATGVPAYHADFGPLPPGFLYLSAPLAYRNNPGLSEAGFVAMLARELEDLIAREGPETIAAFIGEPVQGAGGVVPPPEGYWQAVSSILKKHDILLIADEVITGFGRTGEMFAQTTYGFQADITSFAKGITSGYIPLGGVGISPEIFERISAPDRMFMHGFTYSGHPVACAVALANIDIIEREQLWRNAALRGEQLLKGLQELESHPHVGNVRGKGLMALVEVVEDKTSKKTFEPALGIGAKLMKVSREKGVIVRCNDTGFAVAPPLVITEAEIDEMVNALAETLNEVLGS from the coding sequence ATGAACACCCTGTCCTGGAACACCGAGTTACTTATTGAGCAAGACCTTGCCCACCACCTGCACCCTGTGACCAACCTGCACCGCCACAAGCAGAGCGGCCCGGTGGTATTGGTCGAGGGGAAGGGTTCAAAAGTACGCGATAGCGAAGGCAAGTGGTACATTGACGGGTTTGCCGGCCTCTGGAACGTGAACGTGGGCTACGGGCGCACCGAGCTGGCCGAGGTGGCCCGTGAGCAGATGGCCCGGCTGGCCTTCCAGCCCACCTTCTTTGGGCTGGCTACCCCTCCGGTGATCGAGCTGGCTGCCAGGATGCACCAGCTTTTGCCGCACCATTCGCACTTTCAGTTCACCTCCGGGGGGGCTGAGTCCAACGAGACCGCTATCAAGATTGCCCGCTACTACTGGGCGCTGTCGGGCAAGCCGGAAAAAACCAAGATCATCTCACGCCGCATGGCCTACCACGGCATCGCCATGGGCGCACTGGCCGCTACCGGTGTTCCGGCCTACCATGCCGACTTCGGGCCGTTGCCACCGGGATTTTTATACCTGAGTGCCCCGCTGGCCTACCGCAACAACCCTGGGCTTTCGGAGGCCGGGTTTGTGGCCATGCTGGCGCGGGAGCTCGAGGACTTGATTGCCCGGGAAGGCCCTGAAACCATCGCTGCTTTCATCGGGGAGCCGGTGCAGGGGGCCGGCGGCGTGGTGCCACCCCCCGAAGGCTACTGGCAGGCCGTTTCCTCTATCCTCAAAAAGCACGATATTTTGCTCATTGCCGACGAGGTCATTACCGGCTTTGGCCGCACCGGCGAGATGTTCGCCCAGACCACCTACGGCTTCCAGGCCGACATCACCAGCTTTGCCAAAGGGATTACCTCGGGCTACATTCCGCTGGGTGGGGTGGGCATCAGCCCTGAGATATTCGAGCGCATTTCGGCGCCCGACCGGATGTTCATGCACGGCTTCACCTACTCAGGGCACCCGGTGGCCTGTGCGGTGGCGCTGGCTAACATTGACATCATCGAGCGCGAGCAGCTCTGGCGCAACGCCGCCCTCCGCGGCGAGCAACTGCTAAAAGGGCTGCAAGAACTCGAAAGTCACCCCCACGTAGGCAACGTGCGCGGCAAGGGCCTGATGGCGCTGGTAGAGGTGGTAGAGGACAAAACCAGCAAAAAGACCTTTGAGCCCGCCCTGGGCATTGGTGCAAAGCTGATGAAAGTCAGCCGGGAAAAAGGCGTGATTGTGCGCTGCAACGACACCGGCTTTGCGGTAGCGCCGCCCCTGGTCATCACCGAAGCCGAGATAGACGAAATGGTGAACGCTCTGGCCGAAACGCTGAACGAGGTGCTGGGTTCGTAG
- a CDS encoding helix-hairpin-helix domain-containing protein — protein sequence MGWIVWCSVLLGALVAWLLGWLLSWLFRGNILRLQNQLTEAQAELGRLQADLTSYKATQSKLAQAEQELSGLREQLKHFEALKASFGTVSKELDAATLKIQGLEGQLKDLEALKAQLASLQGERDRLQADYSGLQARFEQLEGERNRLSAQILSYQGEMAVLSRQVEALRQDRDAQKSETANLSGKLAGMGGLMAVWEGLRQRFGGKQPEELEAHFTSVQEEAERSWSELSQLKRDYEAALAERKRLEGELQNLRARVGSLEADQGKVAALETEIERYKNEFSGLQARYATLEADHQKLQALYEARIQALDGEKGRLEGELQSLQIRLNALEAIRARFGNLQPADLEARIVAMQNERNQYAIELEALRKRIEAVAGERDHLRAEVEGLQKRLDQLSTDSNNVIAERNKLQAEVEKLRADLNQAQGAYQDLEAVRRELSDLRARLAKAEEERNWFAGEVEGLRKESEKARQNLAELEQLRREHASLQSRIAEYEKALQNAEEDRRQMGANYSALQARIADYEARLAKAQERTANYDALAANLAAMQTGAPEAEATGAVAAPARPTKPRKAKPKQPKEVIGYRVTQSRTFRAEVVPEGHDPLGVIEGIGNTYQQKLWDAGIKTFEDLASTPEARLREIIGKELEFDEWIVEARRFVRGVYKLSRATAGGSRRKADDLTRIEGIGPKIRDALVAAGITTFEALEAATEGQLHAAIEAAGISFAPSLPTWSRQAAYLVRGDEAGFQEYIARLTAGREE from the coding sequence ATGGGATGGATTGTTTGGTGCAGCGTTCTTTTAGGGGCTCTGGTTGCATGGCTCCTGGGCTGGCTTTTGAGCTGGCTATTCCGGGGCAATATCCTGCGGCTGCAAAACCAGCTCACCGAGGCCCAGGCCGAACTGGGGCGGCTCCAGGCCGACCTGACCAGCTACAAAGCCACCCAGTCCAAACTGGCGCAGGCTGAACAGGAACTCTCCGGGCTGCGGGAGCAGCTTAAGCACTTTGAGGCACTCAAGGCTAGCTTTGGCACGGTAAGCAAGGAGCTGGATGCCGCTACCCTCAAGATTCAGGGGTTGGAAGGACAACTCAAGGATCTCGAGGCTCTCAAGGCCCAGCTTGCCAGCCTTCAGGGCGAGCGGGACAGGCTTCAGGCTGACTACAGTGGGCTACAGGCCCGGTTTGAGCAGCTCGAGGGCGAGCGAAATCGACTTTCGGCTCAAATTCTGAGCTACCAGGGCGAGATGGCGGTGCTGAGCCGTCAGGTAGAGGCCCTGCGCCAGGATCGCGACGCACAGAAATCTGAAACCGCTAACCTGAGCGGCAAGCTGGCGGGTATGGGCGGGCTGATGGCGGTTTGGGAGGGCTTACGCCAGCGCTTCGGGGGCAAGCAGCCTGAAGAACTCGAGGCCCACTTCACCTCGGTTCAGGAAGAAGCCGAGCGCAGCTGGAGTGAGTTGAGCCAGCTAAAACGTGACTATGAAGCAGCGCTGGCCGAGCGTAAGCGACTGGAGGGCGAGTTGCAGAACTTGCGGGCTCGCGTCGGCAGCCTCGAGGCCGACCAGGGCAAAGTTGCCGCCCTGGAAACCGAAATCGAGCGCTACAAGAACGAGTTTAGCGGCCTTCAAGCCCGCTACGCCACCCTCGAGGCCGACCACCAAAAACTCCAGGCCCTCTACGAAGCCCGCATCCAGGCCCTCGATGGCGAAAAAGGCCGGCTGGAAGGCGAACTTCAGAGCCTGCAAATCCGCCTGAACGCCCTGGAGGCCATTCGGGCCCGGTTTGGCAACCTACAACCCGCCGACCTCGAGGCCCGCATCGTGGCCATGCAGAACGAGCGCAACCAGTACGCAATCGAGCTGGAGGCCCTGCGCAAGCGCATCGAAGCGGTAGCGGGTGAACGCGACCACCTGCGGGCCGAAGTGGAGGGGCTGCAAAAGCGCCTCGACCAGCTCAGCACCGATAGTAACAACGTAATCGCGGAGCGCAACAAGCTCCAGGCCGAAGTCGAAAAGCTGCGGGCCGACCTGAACCAGGCCCAGGGCGCCTACCAGGATCTGGAAGCGGTACGCCGTGAACTCTCCGACCTGCGCGCCCGGCTGGCCAAGGCCGAGGAGGAACGCAACTGGTTTGCCGGAGAGGTCGAGGGCTTACGCAAGGAGAGCGAAAAGGCCCGGCAGAATCTGGCTGAACTCGAGCAGCTTCGGCGTGAACATGCCAGCCTCCAGTCTCGCATAGCCGAGTACGAAAAAGCCTTGCAAAATGCCGAGGAAGACCGCCGCCAGATGGGAGCCAACTACAGCGCCCTGCAAGCCCGCATCGCCGATTACGAGGCCAGGCTGGCCAAAGCCCAGGAGCGCACCGCCAACTACGACGCCCTGGCCGCCAACCTAGCGGCCATGCAGACTGGCGCACCGGAAGCCGAAGCTACTGGGGCCGTTGCTGCCCCAGCCCGACCCACCAAACCGCGCAAAGCCAAACCCAAGCAACCCAAGGAAGTGATCGGCTACCGCGTCACCCAGAGCCGCACCTTCCGGGCCGAAGTAGTGCCCGAAGGCCACGACCCCCTGGGGGTGATCGAGGGCATCGGCAACACCTACCAGCAAAAGCTTTGGGACGCAGGCATCAAAACCTTTGAAGACCTGGCCAGCACCCCCGAGGCCCGGCTGCGTGAAATCATTGGCAAGGAACTGGAGTTCGACGAGTGGATTGTGGAGGCCCGCCGCTTTGTGCGCGGGGTCTACAAGCTTAGCCGCGCCACCGCCGGAGGTAGCCGCCGCAAGGCTGACGACCTGACCCGTATCGAGGGCATTGGCCCCAAGATACGCGATGCGCTGGTAGCCGCCGGCATCACCACCTTCGAAGCCCTGGAAGCGGCCACCGAGGGCCAGTTGCACGCCGCCATCGAGGCCGCCGGCATCAGCTTCGCCCCCAGCCTTCCCACCTGGAGCCGCCAGGCGGCCTACCTGGTACGAGGCGATGAAGCAGGGTTCCAGGAATACATTGCCCGCCTCACCGCCGGAAGGGAGGAATAG
- a CDS encoding Mur ligase family protein, with protein MTYPEAVEWLFAQSRAGAPRGLSRIRELLQRLGHPEAVFPAVHVIGTNGKGSVVAYLEAAFKVAGEPFGATTSPHLIDFRERIRTHQGPIPEAEVVRFVEWARGQHFQEPVAFFDLTTALAFRHFASVGVRMAAVEAGVGGVLDATHALSDVRVTVLTNIGEDHLETLGGSLEGVARDKAGAIRAGVPVVTGAEGLGLEVIRSIAAERAAPLYVLSEGGPIFDLPVQPSLRGRFQRQNARLAAAVLRLLGYAEAVVSTGLSTAVHPGRMQQLTYRGAPVVLDGAHNPPAARALVEEFEGFHLVFGAFPRKDYHTILRTLLPKAISVRYTYAARGALRAEALLQEYPAPYFEHPLEALEHAVEAARADGKPVLVTGSLYLVGEMLRLLEIEPSARPPIEAV; from the coding sequence GTGACCTATCCCGAGGCGGTGGAATGGTTGTTTGCCCAGAGTCGCGCCGGGGCGCCCAGGGGTCTGTCGCGGATTCGAGAACTTTTGCAACGGCTGGGCCACCCCGAGGCCGTGTTTCCTGCCGTTCATGTGATTGGAACCAACGGCAAAGGCAGTGTGGTGGCCTACCTCGAGGCGGCCTTCAAGGTGGCGGGCGAGCCCTTCGGGGCCACCACCAGCCCCCACCTGATAGACTTCCGCGAGCGTATCCGCACCCACCAGGGCCCGATTCCCGAGGCCGAGGTGGTGCGATTTGTGGAGTGGGCTCGGGGCCAGCATTTCCAGGAACCGGTGGCTTTCTTCGACCTCACCACAGCGCTGGCGTTTCGGCACTTCGCGTCGGTGGGTGTTCGCATGGCAGCCGTGGAGGCCGGGGTGGGCGGGGTGCTGGATGCCACCCATGCGCTGTCTGATGTGCGGGTGACTGTGCTCACCAATATCGGGGAAGACCACCTAGAAACTCTGGGAGGCTCACTGGAAGGGGTGGCCAGGGACAAAGCGGGGGCCATTCGGGCAGGGGTTCCGGTGGTGACCGGGGCCGAGGGGCTTGGGCTGGAGGTGATCCGCAGCATAGCCGCCGAACGAGCGGCTCCGTTATATGTGCTCTCGGAAGGCGGCCCTATTTTCGATTTGCCTGTCCAACCTTCCTTACGGGGCCGCTTTCAACGGCAAAACGCCCGTCTTGCGGCGGCGGTTTTGCGCTTGCTGGGTTACGCCGAAGCGGTGGTATCCACAGGTTTATCCACAGCCGTGCATCCCGGCCGGATGCAGCAACTGACCTACCGGGGCGCTCCGGTGGTGCTCGACGGGGCCCACAATCCCCCAGCGGCCCGGGCCCTGGTAGAGGAGTTTGAGGGGTTTCACCTGGTGTTTGGCGCTTTCCCCCGCAAGGACTACCACACCATCCTGCGAACCCTTTTGCCCAAGGCCATAAGTGTGCGCTATACCTACGCCGCCAGGGGTGCCCTGCGGGCCGAGGCTTTGTTGCAAGAATACCCGGCCCCCTACTTCGAGCATCCCCTGGAGGCCCTCGAGCACGCAGTTGAGGCGGCTCGAGCGGACGGAAAACCGGTCCTGGTAACGGGCTCTTTGTACCTGGTGGGGGAGATGCTCCGCCTGCTGGAAATAGAGCCTTCGGCCAGACCTCCGATTGAAGCAGTTTGA